The following are encoded in a window of Caretta caretta isolate rCarCar2 chromosome 19, rCarCar1.hap1, whole genome shotgun sequence genomic DNA:
- the NCDN gene encoding neurochondrin isoform X1 encodes MTSHSGATPEASESTRNAMLERCLSVLRDAKHDSEQFAALLLVTKAVRAGDVDSRTRRRIFDAVGFTFPNRLLASRESPTGCPEHMFRALGLTLLACFCTDPELASHSQILNKIPTFNNILASPSDPDDMSTSSMIDDVYQCLGAVMGTPRGPKELVSQGTVSALCQAYVNRSYGCDRALELLMGLLATAETKCWQRATPDLRAVLSRLSEEFHQAEDMTKFQLCDVLPHFLSPSLLLTRDQQLSECLCNLYRGLVSILSSKLSQSQRDPALKLAACLTQACGSEWIPTERAGSKFLALLVNLACVEVRLSLEELDPADVDGKQEVVTGCYTLIELGILECMKEEKPRLKEAQKMQLVRIMEEAFGAVIYYLRQVGKQKLKDPFIFASVRILSAWLAEETSSLKQEICDLLPFLIHYAKALFQEGDKARSASQHAAELSGPGSPQGSEWPRDALRFLLPGLCHLTAEDRPREILISEGAPALLCQYFLHQWELLASNPQISAPPNSIDISLQTTCGVFLNLVVTAPDLVRQDRCFSSLMDALLKSLPALLPQRDRLVLAANVTTLGLMIARILNVSPALHGIPPAKDFFEAAICFLSQAHVAQVDPASQCLAMAVSPAYEAAWADLSELWFLGMQAFASCVPLFPWLPQMVLRSHWLDDLLRLLGQATPVSVDFELLTALQGVLLELARASQQCREVIILQQGKELANLYGLAALEQCLCER; translated from the exons ATGACTTCCCATTCAGGAGCTACTCCCGAGGCCAGTGAAAGCACAAGGAATGCAATGCTGGAGCGGTGCCTTAGTGTGCTCAGAGATGCAAAACATGACAGTGAGCAGTTTGCAGCCCTGCTCTTG GTGACCAAAGCGGTCAGAGCAGGAGACGTTGACTCCAGAACCCGTCGTCGGATCTTTGATGCAGTTGGATTCACGTTCCCAAACCGGCTTCTTGCTTCCAGGGAGTCCCCAACTGGCTGTCCAGAGCACATGTTCCGAGCACTTGGCCTCACCCTCCTGGCATGTTTCTGCACTGATCCGGAGTTAGCCAGCCATTCCCAGATCCTTAACAAAATCCCGACCTTTAACAACATCCTGGCTTCTCCATCTGATCCAGATGATATGTCCACCAGCTCCATGATCGATGATGTTTACCAGTGTCTGGGCGCAGTCATGGGCACTCCCAGGGGCCCCAAAGAGTTGGTGTCCCAGGGAACCGTGTCAGCTCTGTGCCAGGCCTATGTGAATCGCAGTTACGGCTGTGACCGCGCCCTTGAGCTGCTCATGGGGCTTCTAGCCACAGCAGAGACTAAGTGCTGGCAGAGAGCCACCCCTGATCTTAGGGCTGTGCTGAGCAGGCTCagtgaggaattccaccaggctGAAGACATGACCAAATTCCAGCTGTGTGATGTTCTGCCTCACTTTTTATCTCCATCGCTGCTGCTCACCCGGGACCAACAACTTTCTGAGTGCCTCTGCAACCTTTACAGAGGCCTGGTTAGCATCCTGAGCAGCAAACTGAGCCAGTCCCAGCGTGACCCTGCACTGAAGCTTGCTGCCTGCCTCACACAGGCCTGTGGCTCAGAATGGATCCCAACGGAGAGGGCCGGGAGCAAGTTCCTGGCCCTGCTGGTGAACCTGGCTTGTGTGGAGGTCCGTCTGTCCCTGGAGGAGCTGGACCCAGCAGACGTGGATGGGAAGCAGGAGGTAGTAACAGGCTGTTACACCCTTATTGAGCTGGGGATCCTGGAGTGCATGAAAGAAGAGAAACCACGGCTGAAGGAGGCGCAGAAAATGCAACTCGTGAGGATAATGGAGGAGGCGTTTGGGGCTGTAATATACTACTTGAGACAG GTGGGAAAGCAGAAGTTGAAGGATCCTTTCATATTTGCCTCTGTTCGAATCCTCAGTGCCTGGCTGGCTGAAGAGACCTCCTCCCTCAAGCAGGAAATCTGCGACCTCCTGCCTTTCCTCATTCATTATGCAAAGGCACTTTTCCAAGAGGGGGACAAAGCCAGGAGCGCGTCCCAGCATGCGGCGGAGCTGTCTGGACCAGGCAGCCCTCAGGGCTCCGAGTGGCCCAGAGATGCTCTAAG ATTTCTGCTACCTGGCTTGTGCCATTTGACGGCAGAGGACCGACCTCGGGAAATCCTTATCTCAGAGGGGGCTCCAGCATTGCTGTGTCAATATTTCCTGCACCAGTGGGAGTTGTTGGCCTCTAACCCCCAGATCTCTGCTCCTCCAAACAGCATAGATATCAGTTTGCAAACCACCTGTGGAGTTTTCCTTAACCTTGTGGTGACTGCCCCAGACTTGGTCAG GCAAGACAGATGCTTTTCCTCCCTGATGGATGCGCTGCTGAAGTCTCTCCCCGCTCTGCTTCCCCAGAGGGACCGCCTTGTTCTAGCAGCCAACGTTACCACACTGGGCTTGATGATAGCCAGGATCCTTAACGTTTCTCCAG CTCTCCACGGAATACCACCAGCCAAGGACTTCTTCGAAGCCGCTATCTGCTTCCTTTCTCAGGCCCACGTGGCCCAGGTGGATCCCGCCAGCCAGTGCTTGGCCATGGCTGTGTCACCAGCCTACGAGGCAGCCTGGGCAGACCTCAGTGAGCTGTGGTTCCTGGGGATGCAGGCCTTTGCCAGCTGCGTACCGCTCTTTCCCTGGCTGCCCCAAATGGTCCTCCGGTCACATTGGCTAGACGACCTCTTGCGGTTATTGGGTCAAGCTACCCCGGTCTCGGTGGACTTTGAGCTCCTGACGGCATTGCAGGGTGTCTTGCTGgagctggccagagccagccagcaATGCAGAGAGGTGATCATCTTACAGCAGGGCAAGGAGCTGGCCAACCTTTATGGCCTGGCAGCTTTAGAACAGTGTCTTTGTGAGCGGTGA
- the NCDN gene encoding neurochondrin isoform X2, which translates to MTSHSGATPEASESTRNAMLERCLSVLRDAKHDSEQFAALLLVTKAVRAGDVDSRTRRRIFDAVGFTFPNRLLASRESPTGCPEHMFRALGLTLLACFCTDPELASHSQILNKIPTFNNILASPSDPDDMSTSSMIDDVYQCLGAVMGTPRGPKELVSQGTVSALCQAYVNRSYGCDRALELLMGLLATAETKCWQRATPDLRAVLSRLSEEFHQAEDMTKFQLCDVLPHFLSPSLLLTRDQQLSECLCNLYRGLVSILSSKLSQSQRDPALKLAACLTQACGSEWIPTERAGSKFLALLVNLACVEVRLSLEELDPADVDGKQEVVTGCYTLIELGILECMKEEKPRLKEAQKMQLVRIMEEAFGAVIYYLRQVGKQKLKDPFIFASVRILSAWLAEETSSLKQEICDLLPFLIHYAKALFQEGDKARSASQHAAELSGPGSPQGSEWPRDALRQDRCFSSLMDALLKSLPALLPQRDRLVLAANVTTLGLMIARILNVSPALHGIPPAKDFFEAAICFLSQAHVAQVDPASQCLAMAVSPAYEAAWADLSELWFLGMQAFASCVPLFPWLPQMVLRSHWLDDLLRLLGQATPVSVDFELLTALQGVLLELARASQQCREVIILQQGKELANLYGLAALEQCLCER; encoded by the exons ATGACTTCCCATTCAGGAGCTACTCCCGAGGCCAGTGAAAGCACAAGGAATGCAATGCTGGAGCGGTGCCTTAGTGTGCTCAGAGATGCAAAACATGACAGTGAGCAGTTTGCAGCCCTGCTCTTG GTGACCAAAGCGGTCAGAGCAGGAGACGTTGACTCCAGAACCCGTCGTCGGATCTTTGATGCAGTTGGATTCACGTTCCCAAACCGGCTTCTTGCTTCCAGGGAGTCCCCAACTGGCTGTCCAGAGCACATGTTCCGAGCACTTGGCCTCACCCTCCTGGCATGTTTCTGCACTGATCCGGAGTTAGCCAGCCATTCCCAGATCCTTAACAAAATCCCGACCTTTAACAACATCCTGGCTTCTCCATCTGATCCAGATGATATGTCCACCAGCTCCATGATCGATGATGTTTACCAGTGTCTGGGCGCAGTCATGGGCACTCCCAGGGGCCCCAAAGAGTTGGTGTCCCAGGGAACCGTGTCAGCTCTGTGCCAGGCCTATGTGAATCGCAGTTACGGCTGTGACCGCGCCCTTGAGCTGCTCATGGGGCTTCTAGCCACAGCAGAGACTAAGTGCTGGCAGAGAGCCACCCCTGATCTTAGGGCTGTGCTGAGCAGGCTCagtgaggaattccaccaggctGAAGACATGACCAAATTCCAGCTGTGTGATGTTCTGCCTCACTTTTTATCTCCATCGCTGCTGCTCACCCGGGACCAACAACTTTCTGAGTGCCTCTGCAACCTTTACAGAGGCCTGGTTAGCATCCTGAGCAGCAAACTGAGCCAGTCCCAGCGTGACCCTGCACTGAAGCTTGCTGCCTGCCTCACACAGGCCTGTGGCTCAGAATGGATCCCAACGGAGAGGGCCGGGAGCAAGTTCCTGGCCCTGCTGGTGAACCTGGCTTGTGTGGAGGTCCGTCTGTCCCTGGAGGAGCTGGACCCAGCAGACGTGGATGGGAAGCAGGAGGTAGTAACAGGCTGTTACACCCTTATTGAGCTGGGGATCCTGGAGTGCATGAAAGAAGAGAAACCACGGCTGAAGGAGGCGCAGAAAATGCAACTCGTGAGGATAATGGAGGAGGCGTTTGGGGCTGTAATATACTACTTGAGACAG GTGGGAAAGCAGAAGTTGAAGGATCCTTTCATATTTGCCTCTGTTCGAATCCTCAGTGCCTGGCTGGCTGAAGAGACCTCCTCCCTCAAGCAGGAAATCTGCGACCTCCTGCCTTTCCTCATTCATTATGCAAAGGCACTTTTCCAAGAGGGGGACAAAGCCAGGAGCGCGTCCCAGCATGCGGCGGAGCTGTCTGGACCAGGCAGCCCTCAGGGCTCCGAGTGGCCCAGAGATGCTCTAAG GCAAGACAGATGCTTTTCCTCCCTGATGGATGCGCTGCTGAAGTCTCTCCCCGCTCTGCTTCCCCAGAGGGACCGCCTTGTTCTAGCAGCCAACGTTACCACACTGGGCTTGATGATAGCCAGGATCCTTAACGTTTCTCCAG CTCTCCACGGAATACCACCAGCCAAGGACTTCTTCGAAGCCGCTATCTGCTTCCTTTCTCAGGCCCACGTGGCCCAGGTGGATCCCGCCAGCCAGTGCTTGGCCATGGCTGTGTCACCAGCCTACGAGGCAGCCTGGGCAGACCTCAGTGAGCTGTGGTTCCTGGGGATGCAGGCCTTTGCCAGCTGCGTACCGCTCTTTCCCTGGCTGCCCCAAATGGTCCTCCGGTCACATTGGCTAGACGACCTCTTGCGGTTATTGGGTCAAGCTACCCCGGTCTCGGTGGACTTTGAGCTCCTGACGGCATTGCAGGGTGTCTTGCTGgagctggccagagccagccagcaATGCAGAGAGGTGATCATCTTACAGCAGGGCAAGGAGCTGGCCAACCTTTATGGCCTGGCAGCTTTAGAACAGTGTCTTTGTGAGCGGTGA